The Agarilytica rhodophyticola genome has a window encoding:
- the ppc gene encoding phosphoenolpyruvate carboxylase gives MQQLPEILRDNVRLLGQLLGETLLEHEGPKLYKKVEEIRALSKTLTQAQDGDSTPLIDFLSQLEDKDILPIVRAFNQFLNLANIADQEYLCSAAAQTEDRLDALLEQLAKDTGKDELNQLIQNLKISLVLTAHPTEVTRRTLIRKYEAVADTLSDMSRSDLLTYERNKLQGRLHRLIEEIWNTDEIRSERPTAVDEAKWGFAVIENSLWRAAPDFVRHFDRICRRRLGQGLPLDIKPFQFFSWMGGDRDGNPNVTHDVTEKVILLGRWKAAELYLDDFQNIGGDLSMHQASPELLDAIGVKSATPYRTLLAGINERLKKTIIWTEARLREENVAEPEDIIRSQKELLDPLMMCYNSLIAQNFEHIANGPLLDTIRRLYAFGINLQPLDIRQDGDRHVQVLDELTEYLDLGNYRQWDEQQRQEFLLEQLASKRPLLPHDLPLSNDSAEVIATCRVIAKQPRETLSHYVISMAQQPSDVLAVALLLKETGSTWRVPIVPLFETLDDLDRAPSVMNQLWQMHWYQQYCKGEQTVMIGYSDSAKDAGKVAATWAQYKAQEKLVSLSEQHDITLSLFHGRGGTVGRGGGPVEKAMASQPPGSVKGHIRVTEQGEMIRYKFGIPRIAFKSLSNYVHATLKATTAPTPPPQQSWRDLIEQMAQASLKSYRGVVREDPNFVPYFRTLTPEQELGKLALGSRPAKRKAEGGVESLRAIPWVFAWMQVRLNLPSWLGCSQALEYAQEKSPEVLAEMVSEWPFFSSFLDLLEMVVGKADGQICGYYEKLLVSPDLHTFGDQLRKDLINLENHLNSIKQQPALLDDNPLLQLSINVRKPYIDPLNYLQAELLKRERRAGEISSELDQALKVTMAGISAGMRNTG, from the coding sequence ATGCAACAGTTGCCCGAAATATTGAGAGATAATGTAAGACTACTGGGACAGTTACTTGGTGAAACTTTACTTGAGCACGAAGGCCCAAAACTTTACAAGAAAGTAGAAGAAATTCGAGCTCTGTCAAAAACTCTGACCCAAGCGCAAGATGGCGATTCAACCCCTCTAATTGATTTTCTTAGCCAACTCGAAGATAAAGATATATTACCCATAGTCAGAGCATTTAACCAATTTCTGAACTTGGCCAATATCGCAGACCAGGAATATCTGTGCAGTGCTGCTGCTCAAACAGAAGATCGCTTGGATGCCTTACTCGAACAACTAGCGAAGGATACCGGCAAAGACGAACTTAACCAACTGATTCAAAACTTAAAAATCAGCCTGGTACTCACAGCACACCCCACAGAAGTGACAAGACGCACCCTCATACGTAAATACGAAGCCGTGGCCGATACTCTATCTGATATGTCCCGTAGTGATTTACTCACTTATGAGAGAAATAAATTACAAGGCCGCTTGCATCGTTTAATCGAAGAGATATGGAACACCGACGAGATTCGTAGCGAACGGCCAACGGCCGTCGACGAAGCCAAATGGGGCTTTGCCGTTATTGAGAATAGCTTATGGCGAGCAGCACCTGATTTCGTCCGCCATTTTGATCGCATCTGCCGCCGCCGGCTGGGCCAAGGTTTACCTTTGGATATTAAACCTTTCCAGTTTTTTTCCTGGATGGGGGGAGATCGTGATGGTAACCCCAATGTTACCCACGATGTTACCGAAAAGGTTATCTTACTTGGCCGTTGGAAGGCCGCTGAACTCTATCTTGATGATTTCCAGAATATAGGCGGGGATCTTAGTATGCATCAAGCGAGTCCAGAACTACTTGATGCCATTGGAGTGAAGAGCGCCACCCCCTACAGAACACTTTTAGCTGGTATTAACGAGCGTTTGAAAAAAACCATTATTTGGACTGAAGCGCGTCTGAGAGAAGAAAATGTCGCCGAGCCTGAAGATATTATTCGCTCGCAAAAAGAGCTGCTAGACCCTCTGATGATGTGCTACAACTCGTTAATTGCTCAGAACTTCGAACACATTGCAAATGGCCCCCTACTCGATACCATAAGACGCCTCTACGCCTTTGGCATTAATTTACAGCCTCTCGACATTCGACAAGACGGTGACCGTCACGTTCAAGTATTGGACGAGCTAACGGAATACCTGGACTTGGGTAATTACCGCCAGTGGGATGAGCAACAGCGACAAGAATTCTTGTTAGAGCAGCTCGCCAGCAAACGTCCTTTGCTGCCTCACGATTTACCTCTGTCTAATGACTCGGCCGAAGTAATCGCCACTTGCCGCGTGATCGCCAAACAGCCTCGAGAAACCCTTTCTCATTACGTTATATCTATGGCCCAGCAACCGTCAGATGTGTTGGCTGTCGCTCTGCTCCTTAAAGAAACCGGCTCTACTTGGCGAGTGCCTATCGTCCCCTTATTTGAAACGTTGGACGATTTGGATCGTGCCCCGTCGGTGATGAACCAACTTTGGCAAATGCACTGGTACCAACAATACTGCAAAGGCGAGCAGACAGTGATGATTGGTTACTCTGACTCTGCCAAAGACGCCGGTAAAGTAGCAGCCACCTGGGCACAGTACAAAGCGCAAGAAAAACTGGTGAGCTTATCCGAGCAGCACGATATTACTTTGAGTTTATTCCATGGCCGTGGCGGCACGGTCGGCCGTGGCGGTGGCCCAGTGGAAAAAGCCATGGCTTCTCAGCCACCAGGGTCTGTAAAAGGCCATATCCGCGTAACCGAACAGGGAGAAATGATCCGCTACAAGTTCGGTATACCAAGAATTGCTTTCAAGAGCTTATCTAATTACGTGCACGCGACTCTTAAGGCAACCACTGCGCCAACGCCGCCACCTCAGCAATCATGGCGTGACCTGATCGAGCAGATGGCACAAGCCAGCCTCAAATCCTATCGAGGCGTAGTGCGTGAAGACCCAAACTTTGTTCCTTATTTCAGAACCCTTACCCCCGAACAAGAGTTGGGTAAACTAGCACTGGGCTCTCGCCCAGCCAAACGTAAAGCGGAGGGCGGAGTAGAAAGCCTGCGAGCAATTCCTTGGGTATTTGCTTGGATGCAAGTGCGGCTTAATCTACCCAGCTGGTTGGGCTGCTCTCAGGCATTAGAGTATGCTCAGGAAAAATCCCCTGAAGTACTGGCAGAAATGGTAAGTGAATGGCCGTTTTTCTCCAGCTTCTTGGATTTACTTGAAATGGTGGTAGGTAAGGCTGATGGACAAATTTGTGGCTACTATGAAAAGTTATTAGTGTCACCGGACTTACACACCTTCGGCGATCAACTACGTAAAGACTTGATCAACCTGGAAAACCATCTCAATAGCATCAAACAGCAACCGGCTCTACTTGATGATAACCCCCTATTACAACTATCCATTAATGTCCGCAAGCCTTACATAGACCCGCTTAACTACCTCCAAGCAGAACTCCTCAAACGTGAGCGCAGAGCAGGAGAAATAAGCTCAGAGCTGGATCAAGCATTGAAAGTAACGATGGCGGGCATCTCCGCTGGTATGCGCAATACTGGCTAG
- the panB gene encoding 3-methyl-2-oxobutanoate hydroxymethyltransferase yields the protein MVYAGDTTQSLEKPVTILTLKKMKESGEKFITVALYDAPMAAMAELSGVEVVLVGDSLGMTVLGYDSTIPVTMEQMIYHIEAVSRGNKKSLIMGDLPFMTYATPEQALENAAKVMRAGAHMVKIEGGEWLADTIRMLSDRGIPVCAHIGLTPQSVNKLGGFRVQGRTPEQARKLISDAMALEAAGADILLLECVPEKVAEEITENISIPTIGIGAGKFTDAQVLVINDILGLTPKPPKFSKNFLIESKDIPSALKKYAADVKTGVFPGEENIFH from the coding sequence ATGGTCTACGCTGGAGATACCACTCAATCACTAGAAAAGCCCGTTACTATTCTCACTTTGAAAAAAATGAAGGAAAGCGGCGAAAAGTTTATTACTGTTGCTCTGTACGACGCTCCCATGGCAGCGATGGCAGAATTAAGCGGTGTTGAAGTTGTTTTGGTTGGCGATAGCCTAGGCATGACTGTGCTCGGCTATGACAGCACCATCCCAGTTACCATGGAGCAAATGATCTATCACATCGAAGCCGTTTCCCGTGGCAATAAAAAATCATTGATTATGGGAGATCTTCCCTTCATGACATACGCAACCCCTGAGCAAGCCCTAGAAAATGCTGCTAAGGTCATGCGTGCTGGCGCTCATATGGTAAAAATTGAAGGCGGTGAATGGCTAGCAGACACAATAAGAATGCTAAGTGACAGAGGTATACCGGTGTGCGCACATATCGGCTTAACACCTCAGTCTGTTAATAAGTTGGGAGGCTTTCGCGTACAGGGTAGAACACCTGAACAGGCTCGAAAACTAATTAGTGATGCAATGGCTTTAGAGGCTGCTGGAGCCGATATATTATTACTCGAATGTGTTCCAGAAAAAGTGGCAGAAGAAATTACTGAAAATATTAGTATCCCCACCATTGGTATTGGCGCAGGAAAATTCACCGATGCTCAGGTATTAGTTATCAATGATATTTTGGGCTTGACCCCAAAACCACCAAAGTTCTCGAAAAACTTTTTAATAGAGAGTAAAGATATTCCTAGCGCACTAAAAAAATATGCCGCGGATGTTAAAACTGGTGTGTTCCCAGGCGAAGAAAATATTTTCCACTAA
- the folK gene encoding 2-amino-4-hydroxy-6-hydroxymethyldihydropteridine diphosphokinase, which produces MTTNSHNISVKHTVFIGMGSNLGDSLGEIQTACQDIANHPEFSLIRVSSWYRSKAVGPGEQPDYVNGAIKVETELPALAVLKELQKIEQQHLRVRDIRWGPRTLDLDILLYDSDIISSDTLTVPHTQITQRNFVLQPLLDIDNNLELPDGRKVADLLHIIGTADLFRIDEE; this is translated from the coding sequence GTGACAACAAACAGTCATAACATTTCAGTTAAACATACAGTGTTTATTGGCATGGGCAGTAATCTAGGTGATTCACTAGGTGAAATCCAAACCGCCTGTCAGGACATAGCAAATCACCCTGAATTTTCTCTTATCCGTGTTTCCAGCTGGTACCGTAGCAAGGCCGTAGGTCCAGGTGAGCAACCTGACTATGTTAATGGCGCGATAAAAGTAGAAACCGAACTGCCGGCTCTAGCTGTTCTTAAAGAACTACAAAAAATTGAACAACAACATTTACGCGTTAGGGATATTCGCTGGGGGCCGAGGACATTGGATCTAGACATACTTCTTTACGATAGTGATATCATCAGTAGTGATACTCTTACAGTTCCTCATACCCAGATAACCCAACGCAACTTTGTTCTGCAACCCCTGCTTGATATAGACAATAATCTTGAACTACCAGACGGTCGCAAAGTCGCTGATCTTTTGCATATAATTGGCACTGCTGACTTATTTCGAATCGACGAAGAATAA
- the pcnB gene encoding polynucleotide adenylyltransferase PcnB: MLKRLYQLLRPTDSAAPTIIPESEHHISKHDVSSAARKVISNLKQAGYSAYLVGGGVRDFLLDFHPKDFDVATNATPEQTKAVFKNARLIGRRFRIVHVRFGREVIEVTTFRDSPQQDQPKKDHNQSDKGILLRDNVYGDIRSDALRRDFTVNALYYDPEDGTIHDYTGGLKDLNERQLRIIGDPDARYKEDPVRMLRAVRFAAKLGFSLTSETEAPIREHANYLADIPPARLFEEVLKLFISGYATAILTQLREFGLLAYLFPGTESYLQEDDPYYQKLIFATVANTDKRLRNNKRVTPAFIYAAMLWPSLHARMHELINSHKVPPYEAMQQAAQGVISQQLSYTAIPKRFLIPMREIWNLQLRFDKRDSRRAHQTLEHPRFRAAYDFLLLREEAGEQLDGLGMWWTSFQDANAEEKGKLLKDVPSSGKGRQRRRRKKPRKNNNSGDNGDNKQS, translated from the coding sequence ATGTTGAAAAGGCTATATCAATTATTAAGGCCAACGGATTCTGCGGCTCCCACAATAATCCCCGAAAGCGAACACCATATTTCCAAGCATGATGTGAGTTCTGCTGCTCGAAAAGTCATCAGCAACCTGAAACAGGCGGGCTATTCAGCCTATCTCGTAGGAGGCGGGGTGAGGGACTTCTTATTGGATTTTCATCCAAAAGATTTTGACGTAGCAACTAACGCGACACCGGAGCAGACTAAAGCTGTCTTCAAAAACGCACGCCTGATCGGCCGTCGCTTTCGCATCGTCCATGTAAGATTTGGACGAGAAGTGATCGAAGTTACCACTTTCCGTGACAGCCCCCAACAAGACCAGCCAAAAAAAGATCATAACCAGTCAGATAAGGGAATTTTGTTAAGAGATAATGTCTACGGCGACATTCGATCTGATGCGTTACGACGAGACTTTACCGTCAACGCTCTCTATTATGATCCGGAAGACGGCACCATCCACGACTATACAGGTGGCTTAAAAGATCTGAATGAGCGTCAACTAAGGATTATCGGTGATCCAGATGCTCGTTACAAAGAAGATCCGGTTAGAATGCTTCGAGCGGTTCGTTTTGCGGCTAAGTTGGGGTTCAGCTTAACATCCGAAACCGAAGCGCCTATTCGAGAACATGCTAATTATCTAGCCGACATCCCTCCTGCACGTTTATTTGAAGAAGTACTCAAGCTTTTTATATCGGGCTATGCAACCGCAATTCTCACCCAGCTGCGTGAATTCGGCTTGCTCGCTTATCTTTTTCCAGGGACAGAAAGCTACTTGCAGGAAGACGACCCTTATTATCAGAAACTGATCTTTGCCACCGTTGCTAATACCGACAAACGCTTGCGCAATAATAAGCGAGTAACACCAGCATTTATCTACGCTGCTATGTTGTGGCCTTCCTTACATGCACGTATGCATGAACTTATTAATTCACACAAGGTTCCACCTTACGAAGCTATGCAGCAGGCTGCTCAAGGGGTGATCAGCCAGCAGCTTTCCTATACAGCCATCCCCAAACGCTTTTTAATTCCAATGCGAGAAATATGGAATTTACAGCTTCGCTTCGATAAGCGCGATTCACGCCGAGCACATCAAACATTGGAACATCCTCGATTTAGGGCAGCCTATGATTTTTTACTGCTACGTGAAGAGGCTGGCGAACAATTAGATGGGTTGGGAATGTGGTGGACATCATTTCAAGATGCTAATGCTGAAGAGAAGGGGAAATTGTTAAAAGATGTCCCTTCTAGTGGCAAAGGACGACAACGACGAAGGCGCAAAAAACCTCGTAAGAATAATAACAGTGGCGACAACGGTGACAACAAACAGTCATAA
- a CDS encoding alpha/beta fold hydrolase, producing MLFAIKQGVRVFMLLVLTVTLTACFAPDAIVKSGDVADGLIAKELVSSHLIANQATRIHYVMRKNDSKNLIVFIHGTPGSWTVFSPQLSDEKLVENANLVAIDRPGWGGSTIFNDDGNLSLARQSQLIGPVLSELRHMFDSDNLVLVGHSLGGSLVPRIAMDYPELVDAVVVLAGDLTDQYPAAHWYNNLATWLLVKWMLPSEMVKANDEVLALQDSLTEMKPLWRKLRAPLLIVQGNKDELVDPRHADFAEKVGSPGGVRVERFADGGHLVHLTHAQKVSQLIAQMLLRKETSMSLLDEPLLDE from the coding sequence ATGCTGTTTGCAATAAAGCAAGGTGTGCGAGTATTCATGCTGCTAGTTTTAACTGTTACTTTAACGGCATGTTTTGCCCCTGACGCAATTGTTAAAAGTGGTGATGTCGCCGACGGGTTAATCGCCAAGGAGCTTGTCTCATCTCACCTAATCGCCAACCAAGCGACTCGTATTCACTATGTTATGCGTAAAAACGACTCTAAGAATCTTATTGTTTTTATCCATGGGACACCGGGTAGCTGGACTGTGTTTTCGCCACAGTTGAGTGATGAAAAGCTAGTAGAGAATGCAAATTTGGTTGCCATTGATAGGCCAGGTTGGGGAGGCTCGACGATTTTTAACGATGACGGTAACTTATCCCTCGCTAGACAATCCCAGCTTATTGGGCCGGTGTTATCTGAATTACGGCACATGTTCGATAGTGATAACTTAGTTTTAGTAGGCCATTCACTCGGTGGCTCGCTAGTGCCTAGGATAGCTATGGATTATCCAGAACTGGTGGATGCTGTTGTAGTTTTGGCAGGCGATCTAACTGATCAGTATCCTGCGGCACACTGGTACAATAATCTTGCTACTTGGCTATTAGTAAAATGGATGTTGCCATCTGAAATGGTAAAAGCCAATGATGAAGTTTTAGCATTGCAAGACAGCTTGACAGAGATGAAACCTCTCTGGCGAAAGCTGCGTGCTCCATTGCTTATTGTGCAGGGAAATAAAGACGAATTGGTTGACCCACGTCATGCGGATTTTGCCGAAAAGGTTGGATCTCCAGGTGGCGTTAGGGTAGAGCGCTTTGCCGATGGGGGGCATCTCGTACATCTCACGCACGCTCAAAAAGTGAGTCAATTAATTGCCCAAATGCTTTTACGAAAAGAAACGTCCATGTCTCTTCTTGATGAGCCGCTTCTTGATGAGTAA